Proteins from a genomic interval of Plasmodium reichenowi strain SY57 chromosome 13, whole genome shotgun sequence:
- a CDS encoding sporozoite surface protein 2, with protein MNHLGNVKYLVIVFLIFFDLFLVNGRDVQNIVDEIKYREEVCNDEVDLYLLMDCSGSIRRHNWVKHAVPLAIKLIQQLNLNESAIHLYASIFSNNAREIISLHSDASKNKEKALIIIKSLLNTNLPYGKTNLSDALLQVRKHLNDRINRQNANQLVVILTDGIPNSIQDSLKESRKLNDLGVKIAVFGIGQGINVAFNRFLVGCHPSDGKCNLYADSAWENVKNVIGPFMKAVCVEVEKTASCGVWGEWSPCSVTCGKGTRSRKREILHERCTSELQEQCEEERCPPKWEPLDVPEEPEDDLPRPRGDNFVVEKPEENVIDNNPQDPSPNPENPENPPNPENPENPPNLENPENPENPPNPHIPEQEPNIPEDSEKEVPFDVPKNPEDDREENIDIPKKPEINGNNENVLPNDKSDRYIPYPPLPPNVLDNERKQIDSPSQYNNENRHIPISEDRETRPHGRNNENRSYNRKYNDTPKSPESEEHEKPDNNKKKGGSDNRYKIAGGIAGGLALLACAGLAYKLVVPGAATPFAGEPAPFDEALGEEDKDLDEPEQFRLPEENEWN; from the coding sequence atgaatcATCTTGGGAATGTTAAATATTTAGTCATTGTGTTTTTGATTTTCTTTGATTTATTTCTAGTTAATGGTAGAGATGTACAAAATATAGTggatgaaataaaatatcgTGAAGAAGTATGTAATGATGAGGTAGATCTTTACCTTCTAATGGATTGTTCTGGAAGTATACGTCGTCATAATTGGGTGAAGCATGCAGTACCTCTAGCTATTAAATTGATACAACAATTAAATCTTAATGAAAGTGCAATTCACTTATATGCTAGTATTTTTTCCAACAATGCAAGAGAAATTATTAGTTTACATAGTGATGCATCTAAAAACAAAGAGAAGGctttaattattataaagtCACTCTTAAATACAAATCTTCCATATGGTAAAACAAACTTAAGTGATGCACTGTTACAAGTAAGAAAACATTTAAATGACCGAATCAATAGACAGAATGCTAATCAATTAGTTGTTATATTAACAGATGGAATTCCAAATAGTATTCAAGATTCATTAAAAGAATCaagaaaattaaatgatCTTGGTGTTAAAATAGCTGTTTTTGGTATTGGACAAGGTATTAATGTAGCTTTCAACAGATTTCTTGTAGGTTGTCATCCATCCGATGGTAAATGTAACTTGTATGCTGATTCTGCATGggaaaatgtaaaaaatgttatCGGACCCTTTATGAAGGCTGTTTGTGTTGAAGTAGAAAAAACAGCAAGTTGTGGTGTTTGGGGCGAATGGTCTCCATGTAGTGTAACTTGTGGTAAAGGTACCAGGTCAAGAAAAAGAGAAATCTTACACGAAAGATGTACAAGTGAATTACAAGAACAATGTGAAGAAGAAAGATGCCCTCCCAAATGGGAACCATTAGATGTTCCAGAAGAACCCGAAGATGATCTACCTAGACCAAGAGGAGATAATTTTGTTGTCGAAAAACCAGAAGAAAATGTAATAGATAATAATCCACAAGATCCTTCACCAAATCCAGAAAATCCAGAAAATCCACCAAATCCAGAAAATCCAGAAAATCCTCCAAATCTAGAAAATCCAGAAAATCCAGAAAATCCACCAAATCCACATATTCCTGAACAAGAACCAAATATACCTGAAGATTCAGAAAAAGAAGTACCTTTTGATGTTCCAAAAAATCCAGAAGACGATCGAGAAGAAAACATTGATATTCCAAAGAAACCCGAAATTAATGGcaataatgaaaatgttTTACCAAATGATAAAAGTGATAGATATATTCCATATCCACCATTACCTCCAAACGTTTTGGATAATGAAAGGAAACAAATTGACTCCCCAAGtcaatataataatgaaaatagGCACATACCTATTAGCGAAGATAGAGAAACACGTCCACATGGAagaaataatgaaaatagATCATAcaatagaaaatataacGATACTCCAAAATCTCCAGAAAGTGAAGAACATGAAAAGCcagataataataaaaaaaaaggaggATCAGATAATAGATATAAAATTGCAGGTGGGATAGCTGGAGGATTAGCTTTACTTGCATGTGCTGGACTTGCTTATAAATTAGTAGTACCAGGAGCAGCAACACCCTTTGCCGGAGAACCTGCACCTTTTGATGAAGCATTAGGTGAAGAAGATAAAGATTTGGACGAACCTGAACAATTCAGATTACCTGAAGAAAACGAGTggaattaa
- a CDS encoding hypothetical protein (conserved Plasmodium protein, unknown function) → MCDFLGTKLTNYKLHDIKKEFSKKRKHYDEYDFYVYYKNLLASEKRKKERKEQKKRKHSNEQEKEDEFKPCHYISSIYKRVKNIERKNIYDYIDEDDNIYEDIVTNRNYGEEHNFTDDITFTFFNENLSYTLLRNNNYIDGIPIGVNIKLKKDIQKKQSNNNQIYSHIENNENKEINQKKFKNEDGYNCKERKGNNKIIGPQMPHIFEEIRKQMKNEEHHNFSEDNIEHYENKYVSILSYQNYMISIKRKEQKEYDKYIQLTYTPKNNFEGAFYVKNKNDIKEIKNNEFKLLTHDFLHNKMIDNYNVEDRESKYKQNKYGQNNYVQNGYHNKFYDEKIYDDNKYSNNYVKSEESISLDDKSYDADFGTLKRREKIKEDTHFVLYKKNSFIKEQDIYTYYKKYYESLFAKINIDKTHKNKNSENFKEIYALYNKLLNLNKDETLTPNELINLYVPKKSWIQFNNSQNKNTDNMTNQKYELKNQINFNNDLKKKNRFYFFCKMNENKNVKNKKNIFSIKEMDEFNILIKKFKTYNPEFYVNEIINEDLNTNFQICDYEFSKVLCEKLNIKNKDHKDNEQNDEKRESKIIDDFLKIPQFVFESIFS, encoded by the coding sequence ATGTGTGATTTTTTAGGAACAAAACTTACAAATTACAAATTAcatgatataaaaaaagagtTTAGTAAAAAACGAAAACATTATGATGAATATGATTTTTATGTGTATTACAAGAATTTATTAGCTTCcgaaaaaagaaaaaaagaaagaaaggaacaaaaaaaaaggaaacaCTCAAATGAACAAGAGAAAGAAGATGAATTTAAACCCTGTCATTATATATcaagtatatataaaagagtaaaaaatatcgaaagaaaaaatatatatgattatattgatgaagatgataatatatatgaagatATTGTTACTAATCGAAATTATGGAGAAGAACATAATTTTACAGATGACATAACCTTTACCTTTTTCAATGAAAATCTGTCCTATACCTtattaagaaataataacTACATTGATGGTATTCCCATAGGtgttaatataaaattaaaaaaggatatacaaaaaaaacaatCTAATAATAACCAAATTTATTCACatattgaaaataatgaaaacAAAGAAATAAACCAAAAGAAATTCAAAAATGAAGATGGATATAATTGTAAAGAGAGGaaaggaaataataaaataattgGACCTCAAATGCCTCATATTTTTGAAGAAATCAGaaaacaaatgaaaaatgaagaaCATCATAATTTTAGTGAGGATAATATAGAACATTATGAAAACAAATATGTCAGTATTTTATCCtatcaaaattatatgatatcAATTAAAAGGAAGGAACAAAAAGAATACGACAAATATATACAGTTAACATATACACCcaaaaataattttgaaGGAGCCTTTTATgtaaagaataaaaatgatataaaagaaataaagaataatgAATTTAAATTACTTACACATgattttttacataataaaatgattGATAACTATAATGTAGAAGACCGTGaaagtaaatataaacaaaataaatatggaCAGAATAATTATGTTCAAAATGGatatcataataaattttatgatgaaaaaatttatgatgataataaatattcaaataattatgtaaaaaGTGAAGAAAGTATATCCTTAGATGACAAATCATATGATGCTGATTTTGGAACTTTAAAAAGAAGAGAAAAGATTAAGGAAGACACAcattttgtattatataaaaagaattcttttataaaagaacaagatatatatacgtattacaaaaaatattatgaatcCCTTTTTGCAAAGATCAATATAGACAAaacacataaaaataaaaattccgaaaattttaaagaaatatatgcactttataataaattgttgaatttaaataaagatgAAACATTAACCCCAAATGAGTTGATCAATTTATACGTTCCAAAAAAAAGTTGGATACAATTCAATAATtcacaaaataaaaatactGATAATATGACAAATCAAAAATATGAACTAAAGAACcaaataaattttaataatgacttaaaaaaaaaaaatcgattttattttttttgtaaaatgaacgaaaataaaaatgtaaaaaataaaaaaaatatatttagtataaaagaaatggatgaattcaatattttaataaaaaaatttaaaacatataatcCTGAATTCTATGTtaatgaaattataaatgaaGATTTAAATACAAATTTTCAAATATGCGATTATGAATTTTCTAAAGTTCTATgtgaaaaattaaatattaaaaataaagatcATAAGGataatgaacaaaatgatgaaaaacGGGAGTCAAAAATAATTGatgattttttaaaaattccACAATTTGTTTTTGAATCaatattttcttaa